A single window of Anaerobaca lacustris DNA harbors:
- the rplN gene encoding 50S ribosomal protein L14, whose protein sequence is MIQQETMLDVADNSGVKTALCIKVLGRGGSRGKYTRPVARVGDVVCVAIKKSLPTCQLDDKKVHKCVIIRTKSPVRRPDGSYVRFDSNAAVMIDGDGNPIGTRIFGAVARELREKNYMKIISLASEVV, encoded by the coding sequence ATGATTCAGCAAGAAACGATGTTGGACGTGGCCGACAACTCCGGCGTGAAGACCGCGCTGTGTATCAAGGTGCTCGGCCGAGGCGGATCGCGGGGCAAGTACACGCGGCCGGTGGCCCGGGTGGGCGACGTGGTTTGTGTGGCCATCAAGAAGTCGCTGCCCACCTGCCAGTTGGATGACAAGAAAGTCCACAAGTGTGTGATCATTCGGACGAAGAGCCCGGTCCGTCGGCCCGACGGCAGCTACGTCCGGTTCGACAGCAACGCGGCCGTGATGATCGACGGCGACGGCAACCCGATCGGCACGAGAATTTTCGGTGCGGTGGCGCGCGAGCTGCGCGAGAAGAACTACATGAAGATCATCTCGTTGGCGAGTGAGGTTGTTTAA
- the rplE gene encoding 50S ribosomal protein L5 — protein MARLRDLYKAKIVPELTREFHYGNVMAVPKVVKVVVSMGIGKACQDKKFLEMGKKDLAVITGQSPAVCKAKKSVSNFKVREGQETGLKVTLRGVRMYEFMDRLINLAIPRVRDFRGLNPNGFDGRGNYSMGLSEQSVFPEINPAKVESQQGMNVCFVTTAKTDEEARKLLSLFGMPFRGQAEAKPAS, from the coding sequence ATGGCACGTTTGAGAGATCTATACAAAGCAAAAATCGTTCCGGAGCTGACCCGGGAGTTCCATTACGGCAACGTGATGGCGGTGCCCAAGGTCGTCAAGGTGGTCGTCTCGATGGGCATCGGCAAGGCCTGCCAGGACAAGAAGTTCCTGGAAATGGGCAAGAAGGACCTGGCCGTGATCACGGGACAGTCGCCGGCGGTGTGCAAGGCCAAGAAGAGCGTGTCGAACTTCAAGGTCCGCGAAGGGCAGGAGACCGGGTTGAAGGTCACGCTGCGGGGCGTTCGGATGTACGAGTTCATGGATCGCCTGATCAATCTGGCGATTCCGCGGGTGCGCGACTTCCGAGGACTGAATCCGAACGGGTTCGACGGTCGGGGCAACTACTCGATGGGTCTGAGCGAGCAGAGCGTGTTTCCGGAGATCAATCCGGCGAAGGTGGAGTCGCAGCAGGGGATGAACGTCTGCTTCGTGACGACGGCCAAAACGGATGAGGAGGCACGCAAGCTGTTGTCTCTGTTCGGGATGCCGTTCCGGGGCCAGGCGGAAGCCAAGCCGGCGAGCTGA
- the rplX gene encoding 50S ribosomal protein L24 has translation MALHVKRGDMVQIIAGDHKGATGRVLHVYPDKQTVVVQGQNVAKRHVRPSRRNPQGGRISIEQPIHVSNVLPLNPKSGKGSRVRYESQGGAKKRVATDGTEIGTVRKGK, from the coding sequence ATGGCCTTACACGTGAAGAGAGGTGACATGGTGCAGATCATCGCCGGGGACCACAAGGGTGCCACCGGGCGGGTGCTGCACGTGTATCCGGACAAGCAGACGGTGGTGGTGCAGGGGCAGAACGTGGCGAAACGGCACGTGCGGCCGTCGCGGCGCAACCCGCAAGGGGGGCGGATCAGCATCGAACAGCCGATCCACGTGAGCAACGTGCTGCCGCTGAATCCGAAGTCAGGCAAGGGCAGTCGGGTCCGTTACGAAAGCCAGGGTGGGGCCAAGAAACGCGTCGCCACCGACGGCACGGAAATCGGAACGGTTCGCAAGGGGAAATGA
- the rpmC gene encoding 50S ribosomal protein L29 yields MKAKQLREMNQDELQGTMEDLQRRLFDLRSQSVTEKLENSKAIINTRRDVARIKTLLRERSK; encoded by the coding sequence GTGAAGGCCAAGCAGTTGAGAGAGATGAACCAGGACGAGCTTCAGGGCACGATGGAGGACCTGCAGAGGCGCCTCTTCGATCTGCGGTCGCAGTCGGTGACGGAGAAGCTGGAGAACTCGAAGGCAATCATCAATACGCGTCGCGACGTGGCACGCATCAAGACGCTGTTGCGTGAGCGAAGCAAGTAA
- the rpsQ gene encoding 30S ribosomal protein S17 encodes METKKEPRTLTGFVSSKSGIKSIRVTIEYKVKHPKYGKYVGRRSKLAVHDERNDCGVGDLVEIAECRPLSKTKSWRVVRVVQKAVTV; translated from the coding sequence ATGGAAACAAAGAAAGAACCGAGAACGCTGACGGGGTTCGTCAGCAGCAAGAGCGGCATCAAGAGCATTCGGGTGACGATCGAGTACAAGGTCAAGCATCCCAAGTACGGCAAGTACGTCGGGCGTCGCTCGAAGCTGGCCGTTCACGACGAGCGGAACGACTGCGGCGTGGGGGACCTCGTGGAGATCGCCGAGTGCCGACCGCTGAGCAAGACGAAGAGCTGGCGCGTGGTGCGCGTGGTGCAGAAGGCCGTGACGGTATAA
- the rplP gene encoding 50S ribosomal protein L16, whose translation MAMMPKRVKFRKSQRGRMKGNATRCNYVAFGDYGLQVLETSWITAKNIEAGRVAATHFLHREGKVYIRIFPHKPVSSKPLETRMGKGKGEPEFWVARVRPGQVCFEIGGVAEDVAREALARVAHKMPIRCRFVRRRHTV comes from the coding sequence ATGGCGATGATGCCAAAACGAGTCAAATTCCGCAAGAGCCAGCGTGGGCGGATGAAGGGCAACGCCACGCGATGCAACTATGTTGCGTTTGGCGATTATGGTCTTCAGGTGCTCGAGACGAGCTGGATCACGGCCAAGAACATCGAGGCCGGCCGCGTGGCGGCGACGCACTTCCTTCATCGCGAAGGCAAAGTGTACATTCGGATCTTCCCGCACAAGCCGGTCAGCTCCAAGCCGCTCGAGACGCGAATGGGCAAGGGCAAGGGCGAGCCGGAGTTCTGGGTGGCCCGCGTGCGACCCGGACAGGTGTGCTTCGAGATCGGCGGCGTCGCTGAGGACGTGGCCCGCGAGGCCCTGGCCAGAGTCGCGCACAAGATGCCCATCCGGTGTCGTTTCGTTCGGCGCAGGCATACGGTCTGA